In Limnothrix sp. FACHB-406, the genomic window TCACATCCCAACCATCGGGGGCCGCTTCCACCGTGAGCGCTTGCCCCCGATCGCGCCGTTGCCGATCGTGTTCCGTTTCCAGTTCGTCTAAGGGGATTGCCACCGGGTAGACCGCGCCCGATTCCAACACCAGGGCATAATCCCCAACCGTCTCGATCGATTCGATCTTGCGCGGGGTGGTTCCAAGCAATGCAGCAGCCAAAGACTTTTGAGCGAAGTAGACGGGGCTGAATGCGGTTAACATGGCTTTAGACCTTTGTTGGTTCCAACACCCCGCCCCCGGTCTCAATCAGTGGTGGGGTGTTGTTGTCTGTATGTAAACAATGTAGCTAACTGTATATACATCAGTCAACACCCAATCAATTACGATATAGCGCAACGTATAGCTATTTGTATAAGCAATATTGATAGACAATCGTATAGACAGAGTGCTAGTATCTAGATTGCGCTGCTAGCAATTTGATATACAAAACGCTAGAAACGATATGAAACAACGCACAATTGTATAGTACAACGTATATTTATTCGTATAACAATGCTGACAGACAACTGTATAGACAAATTGCTAGCACTCAAGCTACACTGCTAGCAATTTGATATACAGAACGCTAATAACAATGGCTAAGAAGCAATACAACGCACGGCTAGAGCAAGACGCAATCGAACATCTCCAGGCGATCGCCTCAGAAAGCGGGGCATCGGTGGCTGGGGCGATCGAGGCCCTTGCTTACTGGTTAGCTGGTGACGATCGGGCCCTGGCTGATTGCCCACTGGCTTTGCGAGAAGCGATCGCCAACCGATCGGGTCAAGGGGCGATCGCGCAGGTGGTAGCAGCTCCCCCGGCGGCCCCCGACCCTGACGTGGCGGCCCTGGCTGCTGAGACCGTGCAAAACGCGATCGCACAGGCGATGGCCCCCGTGCTGGAAAGGATCGAAGCGCTGGAAAAGTCAGACGGGGCGATCGCGGCCTAGCCCAACCGATCGCCCCAGCTCCCCCAGAACCCAGCTCCCCAGCAACACCGATCGCCACGGCCAACACCGCTACACGGCTAACCATTGATGAGGTGTGCGATCGCCTAGGACTCAGCAGCAAAAACATTGCCAGAACCGCTAAGGATGCTGGCCATGCATCAACTGACCGCTATTTGGCCAGCCGTGGTTTTGTTGTGGTGGGGAAAGATGGCAGGCGCAAGCTCTATGCCCCAGCAATTCCGAACTAGGCGATCGCCTGGGGCCAGTTCCCCAGCTCCCGGCTATTTCAGGTCGTAGACTTTCAGGACTTCATCGCCATAGTGGTTAATCACCTTGACCGCGATTTTGCCCGTGCTGGGTTTGGGGAACGGCCGGCTAGTGGTGGAATAGAGCACTTCCCAGGCCTCGGGATCGATTTCTGCTTTCAGGGTTTTTTGCAGCTTTTCGTAGGGTCGATCGGCTCCTGTGAAGTAGGCGTGGCGAACGTAGAAGCTTTCTTCGTTGTAGTGCGTGTCAATGAACCAGGCGGCAATATCATCGGTTGTGCTGCTACGGATTTGGCCAGTGGTTGGGTCGTAGATATCCAGTCCCTTGAGCGTAACGGTGTATTGGCCATCCTCTAGGCGATCGAGCGATAGGTCTGGCTCCCCAAACACCACAAACAGGTTGGCAGCGCTGGTTTTTTTCAGCAGCCCATCATCGAGCATCAGATCGGGATTGATCCGTGTGATTAGGATTTGGAGATTGCCATATCGTTTCGACTCTTCCGTGACGCTGGCATCAAAGGCAAAGGCACAGACAACCAACGTATCAAAACCAAACCCCTTGACGGCCTCTTTGGCGGCTTCTCTGATATGATCGCTCCCTACGGTTCCATATTCCGGGCCAATTAAGACGGCCACGGTTTTGTGATCGCCGTCGCCATCGCGATAAGTCCCGGTGGCATGAATCCAACCTTTCGACGCGCAAGGCTCTAGGGTTTCAAACTCTAGGCGCTCGCCTTTCTTGGTGTTTTGCACACCAGCCCTGCTCAAGTTCTCGATCACCCGAGTTTCAAACTGATCGCTGGCCATGACCTGCCCGGCCCGTTCGGTTTTGGGACGTTCGCCATCGGAATCGAGAACCCGGTGGGGTGAAAGGCTTTCAACCGTGAAGGGGCCGGTTACGCGCAGCCGCTTTTTATCCTCATAGGGCTGGTCATAGAGGGTTTCTTGATCGGCGCGTTGGGCGATCGAATCATCGATCTCCTGTTGCCGCTTGCGTCGCCATTCCCACCATTGGGCGTGCTGTTTTTTGGCAGCAGCAGGCCAGGTTTCTGCTGTCTCGCGGGGAATCTCCCACTCTTGCCAGTTTTGCCCCAACAGCCGGTTGATTTCAGCGCGGCATGGGTCTAGTTTGGCTTGCCATTTTTCATGGATGGTGTCGATCGCTTCATTGTTGGCGATCGACTTGAGCGTGATGTGGGGAACGGTGCGATAAACAAAGCCTTTTTTGATGTCATTTTTGGTGGCTTGCGGGGCGATCGGCTGGCCGGTCAAATCAGCCAGTTTTGCCAAGCCTTCAGGGGAATCTTTCAGCAGGTAATAGGGATATTTAGCGGTCATCAATCGCGTGCGAGCCAATGCCAACGCAACGCGACTGGTATCGATCGTGATCCAACGTCTCCCCCACTGTTCGGCCACATAGGCAGTAGTTCCCGATCCGCAAGTTGGATCTAGAACTAAATCGCCTGGATCAGTAGTCATTAAAATACAACGGGCAACTACTTGAGTTGAGGTCTGTACTATGTAAATCTTGGGGTCTAAGCGACTTTGAATTGCTCCACTAATGTCATACCAAGTATCATCAACCATGCGCACGTAAAAATCATCCAGACGGCGCAAGTAATTAAGACTCGCCTTTGACGGTCTAATTCGATCAGCCTTATCAAGACGAGTCATACCCAAAAGAGTAGTCTTCCACTGTCTCCCTTTAGGATATTGATAAGATTTCCCCTGAAAATCAAATTCAAACAGACAAGATTTTACATTATTGAAGGGCCCAGACAAATCACCAAGCCTAACAAATTCTCCGTCTGTATTAGAGCGATAATGAGGATCTTTTGCGACTTCTTCTGATTTATCGTAAAAGAGTTGGTGATACTTTAATTTTTCATTCTTACTATACCAAAGAATATAATCGACGGTTCTAGGCAAATCGCCTTTACTTAAGCCACTTGTTTTTTTAACAATTATATTCGCATGGAAATTTTCACTACCAAAAACTTCATCCATTAAGCAACGAACAAGATGCACATTCTCATCGCCAATTTGGACAAAACAACTACCTGTTTCTGTTAGCAATTCTCGCGCGACCATCAGGCGATCACGCAGATAGCTGAGATAGGAATGAATCCCCAGTTCCCAAGTATCCCGAAACGCGCGAATTTGTTCCGGTTGGCGCGTTGTTTCTTCCAACTTGCCATCCTTCACATCCCGTTTGCGCGTTGAAACCTGCCAATTAGAACCAAACTTAATCCCATAGGGCGGGTCAATATAAATACATTGCACCTTGCCCCGTAGCTGTTCCTTTTCCGCTAGGGAATTCATCACCACCAATGAATCACCCAAAATTAGGCGATTTGTCCAGTCTGTTTCATGCTGATAAAACTCAATTCTCTTTTCAAAATCTAAATCGCCTTGAAAAACAGTTGCGAATAAGTCGAGCTGTGCTGCATTTTCACTCAACTCCGTATCGTCTGATTTCTTCCGAAATTCTTCAATTAAGTGATGAGAATCAATATGTTCTTGGATATGAATTGGAACGGCCAGAACTTCTAAATCCTGCCCATCTTGTTCATCTTTTCCTTTCCAAACCAACTGTGGGTCAAGCGCCGTATCACGGGGGTAACGAATCTTTTTTTGTTCTTCTTTCACAGCAAATACTTGGTTTTCTTGAGTCGGTATATTGAGACGAGTATCATCGTGCTTAATATAATCTATTTGAGTCATTTTTTCGGAACTGCTTCTAGTCTTTTTAGAATGAGGCATAGGATTTCAAAGTGAAATTAGAGAGGGATTTAATCACACAAAATGGTCAGCCAGCTTCAAACCTGATTGGTATTCGCACCAAAAACAACATCCTCATAGACCATTGCCAAGCTGCAACTAAAATCTAAACTCTTAAATGGCACAATAATTTCTGAAAGATCCATTGATTCTGAATCAGATTCAACATCACCAAGATTATTATCCTGGGGACTATAACTTTCAAAATCCCAGCGTTTTGACTCTCGATGATAATAGCAATCAATTGCAGGGCGATCGCTCGCAATCAAAATATACTCCTGCAATGATTCCAGCCTGCGATATTGCCGAAACTTTTCAGAACAATCAAAAGCCTGTGTTGATGGCGATAAGACCTCAATAATTAGACAGGGATGCCGCAAGCCCTGAATTGCATTAAAATCCCGTGCATCACAAGTCACTACCAGGTCTGGATAGAAAAATGGCCCCTTTTCGCTAACAAAGACCCTGGCATCACTACCATAGAGACGGCAGTTTTTTTGCCGCATATGATTACGCAAGAGCGCCACAAGGTTAATCGCGATCGCACTATGAGGCAACGTGCCCCCAGACATCGCGTAAGCTTGCCCATTAAAGTATTCATAACGCTCAGATTGCTGGGCTTCCCACACCAGAAACTCTTCTGGGGAAAAATAATGTTGATCAGAAAGCGCAATCATAAATTTACTCCCTATCAGACAGGGCTAACGAATAGCAATAGTTGGACGGCCCGCGATCGCATTTCGCAACCGTTCAGGCGTGACATTGTAGGGATCGATTACTTCCACAAACGCCCATCGCCCAAATCCCCCATGCTGGTTAACAGCAGTCACCCAATACTCGCGAGCATAGCGAGTTTTATCCTGCTTTGTAGAGTCAGGTTTTCCCGAAACTTCCAAAATTAGATTCAATGGGTTTTCGACATCACCATCATTCCACTTGATCAAAAAATCAGGAATGTAGTTATGTTGCCGTCCATTAATATCAACATAAGGAATTGAAAACCCCAAATTCTGGTTTTTGGCATAGCATATTACTTCATCGCACTGGGTTTCTAAAAAAAATGCCATCTTTTGTTCCCAGCTATCCGTATCAGCCACCATATGGGAAATATGGCATTTATCAAAACGAGTGGCATAGGTTGATCGGGTCGTGAAAAAATCCACCCCGTGCGTACTGCCAATGACGTTATCCGGCGGCAAAATCGGCTTCAAAAACTTGTTTGGATCGCCCCGCATGATCGCCTGATAGATCGCATCTGAGGCGCTGTAAGCCTTTTCGGTCAACAGCAGCATTTGCGGATAAGTTCCGGCCTTGCACTCCAAACACCGTTCTAGCCATTGTTTGGTGATGCTCAAAATCTGGGGAAACAGCCACGCTTGCACATCTGGCTCAAATTGGTGTTGGGCCGGGCGATCGCGCTTCTCGCTGCCATCCACCCGGTAGTAGCGCTCTAGCACCAACTTAGCCAGCAAAAACGCCACCTCTTGTTCCCGGCGTTCCTTCAGCTCATCAAGCCGGTGAATGCTTGACTCCCCCACGATCGGCGCATTTTCCACCCATGTGGGAATATCGCCCGTACTCAAGACATAGCGCCCCTTCAGGCTGGCTGTTAGCTCGACTTGGCTGCTTTCCAGGCGATAGCCCAACACGCGGGGAAAGGTAATGGCAAGATGGGCCCGATCGTCCAGCGCTCGCACCCGCACCGCTGCCTTGATCGTGGGCGGTTGCACACCTGATGCCGCACAGGGAATAAAGGCAAATGGCACGCCATAGACTTCTGCATACTCTGGGGCAAAGCCATCAAAGGTGATGGAGTGATCATTGACCGTAATAGTTCGGGGTTCCACCGCATAGCTAATCCGTCGCAAACCGCGCCCCACCACTTGCTCGCACAGCAGTTGCGATCCAAAGGCCCGCACGCCCAAAATATGCGTCACGGTGTTGGCATCCCACCCCTCTGTCAGCATCGAAACCGACACCACACACCGGATTTGCTCGCCTAACTTGCCCGCCTTGCCTACGGTGTTCATGGCCTCGCGTAGCAAGTCAGCATCGGTCAACTTGTCAGGATCGGAGCCGGGGAACCGATCTCGATATTCCGCCTTGAATTCGTCAATTTCGGCGGCCGCCATTTTCCGAAAATCGGGACTCAGGCCCTCACCCGATTCCAATTGCTCGCTATCAATCAGCAGGGTTTTAGGTCGGGCTGACCAGCGCCCATCGGCCACATTGCTGAATAGGGGCAGCTCCCCTGGGGCCAAAATCGGCTCGCCAGCGGGGGTGACTTTGCCCGTTTCGCGCCCGGCCACAAAGTCATAGACCAGCTTGGAAACGGTGGTGTTGTTGCACACCACAATGAACACCGGGGGCGTTTGCCCGTTGGCGATTGCCTCAGGATCATCAGCCCAAACCTTAAAGCTCTTTTCGTAGTTGCTGTAGAGGCTACGCAGCGCCCCCTCTAGCTCTTTTGGGATCGCGATCGCCCGATCCTCGATCGCCTGCTGTGACTCTTTGGCGGCCCGCCCTTTTTTTGGCAAGGCTTCTCGCACCACGGGCCAAATGTGGCGATAGATCGGCAGCTCCCCCCGTTGGCGATCGTCATCGATCGGCACGCGGGGAATTTTGACAATGCCACTCTCGATCGCCTCAATCAGCGAAAAATCGGACACCACCCAGGGGAACAAATCGCCCTCGGGATAGCCCGACCCCTTCAGAAAAAACGGCGTGGCCGATAGGTCATAGATCGCCACAATCCCCACCTTGCGGGCGATAGCCTCCAAACCAGAAATCCACAGGCTGGCCGATTCACTGTTGCGCTTGGCTTCCGTCAGATCAT contains:
- a CDS encoding BPTD_3080 family restriction endonuclease — protein: MPRPVIIENPVITSAFEEPQRHFHFDDEGITGEIAPERRKSQYFIPIPAPRRKSAQLELGIEAIQEKSRENDLVNQIRSRLTLWRRDGYRGATATSRRLLEHWQRPDRDRRLFFCQIEALETLIYLTEVARDGNEHWILDQLRAAADSHNPDLLPALRMALKMATGTGKTVVMSMIVAWQVLNKAANPRLRRYSDAFLVVAPGLTIRDRLRVLNPNDSGNYYQALDLVPIDLRPQLDRAKIVITNYHSFKLKETADPRMEKAAAFTKRTANPDAEAFKETPDQMAARVCRDFGNKRQIIVLNDEAHHCYRPNPDRASQQKYKGDDLTEAKRNSESASLWISGLEAIARKVGIVAIYDLSATPFFLKGSGYPEGDLFPWVVSDFSLIEAIESGIVKIPRVPIDDDRQRGELPIYRHIWPVVREALPKKGRAAKESQQAIEDRAIAIPKELEGALRSLYSNYEKSFKVWADDPEAIANGQTPPVFIVVCNNTTVSKLVYDFVAGRETGKVTPAGEPILAPGELPLFSNVADGRWSARPKTLLIDSEQLESGEGLSPDFRKMAAAEIDEFKAEYRDRFPGSDPDKLTDADLLREAMNTVGKAGKLGEQIRCVVSVSMLTEGWDANTVTHILGVRAFGSQLLCEQVVGRGLRRISYAVEPRTITVNDHSITFDGFAPEYAEVYGVPFAFIPCAASGVQPPTIKAAVRVRALDDRAHLAITFPRVLGYRLESSQVELTASLKGRYVLSTGDIPTWVENAPIVGESSIHRLDELKERREQEVAFLLAKLVLERYYRVDGSEKRDRPAQHQFEPDVQAWLFPQILSITKQWLERCLECKAGTYPQMLLLTEKAYSASDAIYQAIMRGDPNKFLKPILPPDNVIGSTHGVDFFTTRSTYATRFDKCHISHMVADTDSWEQKMAFFLETQCDEVICYAKNQNLGFSIPYVDINGRQHNYIPDFLIKWNDGDVENPLNLILEVSGKPDSTKQDKTRYAREYWVTAVNQHGGFGRWAFVEVIDPYNVTPERLRNAIAGRPTIAIR
- a CDS encoding site-specific DNA-methyltransferase, with the translated sequence MPHSKKTRSSSEKMTQIDYIKHDDTRLNIPTQENQVFAVKEEQKKIRYPRDTALDPQLVWKGKDEQDGQDLEVLAVPIHIQEHIDSHHLIEEFRKKSDDTELSENAAQLDLFATVFQGDLDFEKRIEFYQHETDWTNRLILGDSLVVMNSLAEKEQLRGKVQCIYIDPPYGIKFGSNWQVSTRKRDVKDGKLEETTRQPEQIRAFRDTWELGIHSYLSYLRDRLMVARELLTETGSCFVQIGDENVHLVRCLMDEVFGSENFHANIIVKKTSGLSKGDLPRTVDYILWYSKNEKLKYHQLFYDKSEEVAKDPHYRSNTDGEFVRLGDLSGPFNNVKSCLFEFDFQGKSYQYPKGRQWKTTLLGMTRLDKADRIRPSKASLNYLRRLDDFYVRMVDDTWYDISGAIQSRLDPKIYIVQTSTQVVARCILMTTDPGDLVLDPTCGSGTTAYVAEQWGRRWITIDTSRVALALARTRLMTAKYPYYLLKDSPEGLAKLADLTGQPIAPQATKNDIKKGFVYRTVPHITLKSIANNEAIDTIHEKWQAKLDPCRAEINRLLGQNWQEWEIPRETAETWPAAAKKQHAQWWEWRRKRQQEIDDSIAQRADQETLYDQPYEDKKRLRVTGPFTVESLSPHRVLDSDGERPKTERAGQVMASDQFETRVIENLSRAGVQNTKKGERLEFETLEPCASKGWIHATGTYRDGDGDHKTVAVLIGPEYGTVGSDHIREAAKEAVKGFGFDTLVVCAFAFDASVTEESKRYGNLQILITRINPDLMLDDGLLKKTSAANLFVVFGEPDLSLDRLEDGQYTVTLKGLDIYDPTTGQIRSSTTDDIAAWFIDTHYNEESFYVRHAYFTGADRPYEKLQKTLKAEIDPEAWEVLYSTTSRPFPKPSTGKIAVKVINHYGDEVLKVYDLK
- a CDS encoding Uma2 family endonuclease, which codes for MIALSDQHYFSPEEFLVWEAQQSERYEYFNGQAYAMSGGTLPHSAIAINLVALLRNHMRQKNCRLYGSDARVFVSEKGPFFYPDLVVTCDARDFNAIQGLRHPCLIIEVLSPSTQAFDCSEKFRQYRRLESLQEYILIASDRPAIDCYYHRESKRWDFESYSPQDNNLGDVESDSESMDLSEIIVPFKSLDFSCSLAMVYEDVVFGANTNQV
- a CDS encoding SWIM zinc finger family protein: MLTAFSPVYFAQKSLAAALLGTTPRKIESIETVGDYALVLESGAVYPVAIPLDELETEHDRQRRDRGQALTVEAAPDGWDVTGGDEPHYVFPDPDSEYLACDCHDFGKQSELGRDRPYCKHVAAVELSDRKRLDDLAAIAAGELAKADLGW